The Cupriavidus necator N-1 DNA window CCCCCAGCTATATGCTGGCGATCGCCGACGAGTTCGAGCGCCAGGGCATCGACCCGGCCAGCAGCTCGCTGCGCGTTGGCATCTTCGGCGCGGAGCCGTGGACGCCGGAAATGCGGCTGGCGATCGAGAAGCGCATGGGCATCTCGGCAGTCGATATCTACGGCCTGTCAGAGGTGATGGGCCCGGGCGTGGCCAATGAGTGCGCCGAGACCAAGGACGGCCCGACCATCTGGGAAGACCATTTCTACCCCGAGATCATCGATCCCGACACCGGCGCAGTGCTGCCCGACGGGGAGTTCGGGGAGCTGGTGTTCACCTCGCTGACCAAGGAGGCAATGCCGGTGGTGCGCTACCGCACCCGCGACCTGACCCGGCTGCTGCCGGGCACGGCGCGTGCGGCATTCCGCCGCATGGAGAAGGTCACCGGCCGCACCGACGACATGATGATCGTGCGCGGGGTCAACGTGTTCCCGTCGCAGATCGAGGAACTGATCCTCAAGCACGCCGAGCTCGCGCCGCACTACCAGTGCGTGCTGACCAAGGACGGCCACATGGACACGCTGACGGTGCGCGTGGAATGCGCCCACGGCAGCGAGCCGGCGCTGGCGCAAGGCGCGCGCGAGCGGCTGGCGCAGGAGATCAAGGCCTATATCGGCGTCACCGCCGGCATCGAGGTGCTGCCCGAGGGCGGCGTCGAGCGCTCGGTGGGCAAGGCGCGGCGGATCGTCGACCAGCGCCCGCGCTGAGGGCTGTCCACCATGAAGAAAGGGCGCCGCGATGGCGCCCTTTTTGCATTGCCGGCTGCGGCGCTCAGCTGCGCGGCATCAGCACCCACATGCGGCCGCCCTGCTTCATGCGGCCCGCGGTCTCGCCGGCGGCGTCGCCCGCGCCCCAGAAGAAGTCCGCGCGTACCCCGCCCTTGATGGCGCTGCCGGTGTCCTGCGCGAACATCAGCCGCTGGATCGGCTCGGTCGACAGCGGGCGCGTGGTCGACAGGAACACCGGCACCCCCAGCGGGATGGTGGCCGGGTCGACCGCGATCGAGCGCTCCGCCGTCAGCGGCACGCCCAGCGCGCCCACCGGGCCGTCGTTGTTGGCCGGCAGCTCGCGGAAGAAGACAAAGCGCGGGTTGATGTTGAGCATCTCGTCGACGCGGCCCGGGTTGGCGCGCGCCCAGGCCTTGATGCCCTGCATGGTGGCCTGCGCCGGCGTGATCTCGCCGCGGTCCAGCAGCCATTTGCCGAACGAGCGGAACGGCTGGTCGTTGGTGCCGCCGAAGCCCACCCGCATGATGCTGCCGTCGGCCATGCGGATGCGGCCCGAGCCCTGGATCTGCAGGAAGGCGGCCTCGACTGCGTCATCTACCCAGACCAGCTCGCTGCCGCGCATGGCCGGGTTCTGCAGCAGCTCGGCGCGGGCCGGCAGCGGGCGGTTGCCGAACTGCGCCGGCTTGCGGTACAGCGGCACCTGGAATTTGCCCTGGCGCGTGCGCGAGCCGTGCAGGATCGGTTCGTAGTAGCCGGTGATCAGGCCGTTGTCGGTGCCGTCGCCGTTGAGCACGCGGTATGGCTGGAAGTTGCTTTCGAAATAGGCGCGCATGGCGTTGAGGTCGCCGGCATCGACCATCATGCCGGCGGCACAGGCGCGGCTCCACTCGGCGCGCTTCTTCAGCGCCTGGCAGCTGGCCTGCAGCGCGGGCCAGGCGGCGCGCACGTCGTCCTGGGCCCAGCCGCCGATCTCGGCCCAGCTGGCGGCCTGCAGACTGCCCTTCTGCGACGAGGCCGTCGGCGGCGTGGCCGGGCCGGTCTCGATGCGCGGCGGCGGGCCGCTCATGCAGCCGGCCAGCAGCACGGCCGCGCCGGACAGCGCCAGCCAGCCGCGAACGCGCAGCGAGCGCCAGGGAGAAACTGGGGAAATCGGGAAAGAGTCTGCGTATGCCATCTTGCTATTGTTCAAAGTCCGGGCGGCGCAGCTTGCGGGCCGATTGCCCCTACAATCCCACCGTCATCCTTCAACCATCGCCTGCGCCCCCGCGGGCCTGCGCTGCATCCGCCATGAGCAAGTTCTTCGAAGCCCATCCCATGCTGCTGTTCGCCCTGGAAGCCGGCGTGGCGCTGTTCCTGCTGATCTTTATCGTGGTCTGGACCATGGGCACGGCGAAAAAGAACCCGCGCCCCACGCGCGCCCCGTCCGAGCATCCGTCGCGCCAGCCGGCGCAGGGCAGCGCTGAAGCGCCGCCGCAGGATCAGGACAGCGCATCGCGCCAATAGGTTCCCCGCAGGGTCAGTGCAGCATGCGCGGCAGCACCAGCGCAAATTCAGGGATCGGCACCTCGAAGCGGTGGCCGTCCTCGGCCACGCAGAAGTATTCGCCCTTCATCGAGCCCACCGGAGTCGAGATGGTGGCCCAGCTGGTGTATTCGAAATGCTCGCCCGGCTTGAGCAGCGGCTGGTGGCCGACCACGCCCAGGCCCGCCACTTCCTGCGTGCCGTTGTCGCTGTCGGTGATGACCCAGTGGCGCGAGATCAGCTGCGCCGCCACCTCGCCGGTATTGTGGATGGTGATGGTGTAGGCGAAGGCATGGCGCCCGCGCTCAGGTTCTGACTGGTCCGGCAGGTACTGGGTGCGTACCGAGACGGAGAAAGCGTACTCGCTCATCGTGGGCAGGGCCGGCGTGTGAGGCGCCAGGCAGGGAAGTGGGTAGCCGCATTGTGCGGGATGGCCGCGGCACGGGCAAGAGCACCGGCAAGATCACCGCGCGCCGGGCAGCGGTAGAATATAGCCCTTTCAGGGCCGGGCCGCGCCGGACGCCCCGCCTGATCCCCTCTGGCGCCCGCCCCTGGGCACGCCAGAGACGCAAACAGCATTCCCCAGCACCCCACCTCCTAGCCGCCGACATGAGCACGCCCACCTACCGCATCGCCCCGTCCATCCTGTCCGCCGACTTTGCCCGCCTGGGCGAGGAAGTGCGCCGCGTGACCGAGGCTGGCGCCGACTGGATCCACTTCGACGTGATGGACAACCATTACGTGCCCAACCTGACCGTGGGCCCGCTGGTGTGCGAGGCGATCCGCCCCCACGTGACCGCGCCGATCGACGTGCACCTGATGGTGCGCCCGGTGGACCGGATCATCCCGGACTTTGCCAAGGCGGGCGCCAATATCATCACCTTCCACCCGGAAGCCAGCGAGCACGTGGACCGCTCGCTCGCGCTGATCCGCGACCACGGCTGCCAGGCCGGCCTGGTGTTCAACCCGGCCACGCCGCTGCACCACCTGGACCACGTAATGGACCGCCTCGACGTGATCCTGCTGATGTCGGTCAACCCGGGCTTCGGCGGCCAGTCGTTCATTCCCGAGACGCTCAACAAGCTGCGCGTCGTGCGCCAGCGGATCGATGAATACACCGCCCGCACCGGCCGCACCATCCTGCTGGAAGTCGACGGCGGTGTGAAGGTGGACAACATCGCCGAGATCGCGGCGGCCGGCGCCGACACCTTCGTGGCGGGCTCGGCCGTGTTCGGCAAGCCGGATGCGGACGGCGGCTACCGCGGCATCATCTCGGCCCTGCGCGGCGAACTGGCCAAGGCCGGCCAATGACCGACGGCGTGTTCCTGCGCCGCACTGACTGGCGCGGCATCGAAGGCGTGATCGTCGACCTCGACGGCACCATGGTCGACACCGCGGGCGACTTCCACGCCTCGATCAACGCCATGCTGCTGGCGCTGGGCCGCCAGCACCCCAACCTCGGCCCGGCGGCGCCGATGTCCGAGGCGGAGATCGTCAGCTATGTCGGCAAGGGTTCGGAAAACCTGATCCGGCGCGTGCTGGACGCGCGCTTCTCGCCGCTGCATGCCAACGGCCTGTTCGCCGACGCCTATGCGCTGTACGACCGCGAGTACATCCGCATCAACGGCCAGTTCTCGCAGGTCTACCCCGGCGTGCGCGAAGGCCTGGCGGCGATGAAGGCGGCCGGGCTGCGGCTGGCCTGCGTGACCAACAAGCCCTACAGCTTCACCGAGCCGCTGCTGGCCAAGACCGGCCTGGCCCAGTACTTCGAGCTGGTCTACGGCGGCGACGCCTTCCCGCTGCGCAAGCCCGACCCCTTCCCGCTGCTGAAAGTGGCCGACGCCTTCGGGCTGGAGCCGTCGACCATGGCGGCGCTGGGCGACTCGGAAAACGACGCGCAGGCGGCCCGCGCGGCCGGCATGGGCGTGCTGCTGGTGCCCTATGGCTACAACCATGGCAACCCTGTACAAGGCGTTGACGCCGATGGTATAGTCGACTCCATTGCCCACGCCGCAGCGCTGTTTGCGGCACACTGGGCAGGTCATCGATAGTCCGAATTTCGTCGATCCCGACCAAATCCCAAACATTTCATGTTTCTCAACCGCAAACGCATCTCTTCTGGCAGTGATCGGCAGGCTTGGCCCTGGCGTCGCTGGCGCGCCTCCCAACAGGCGTAAAGTGCGTTCGCGAGTCTGCTGACGAGCCCTCGACCCGAGGGCCTCGCCACACCGGCCTAGCTGCCGGGCATTCCCACCAAAACCCGCCGCAAGCCAGCGTAGCCGCCATATTCGTGTGCTACGTTTAGCTCAAGAACGCGCCGCACGCCCTTCCCCGGCCGTGTGCAGTCTTGTCCGCAAGCCGCTTGCACCACGGTCCGCCAACGGGGCGGGTATCCATTCGCTCCAGCCTGATTGCCGATAAGCGGCGCCGCGCCCCTCCACCGCGCAGCGCGCGCCGCACAAGAGGACCGACATGACCGAACTGGAATTCAAATCGCTGGCCGACCAGGGCTACAACCGCATCCCGCTGATCGCCGAGGCCTTTGCCGACCTGGAAACGCCGCTGTCGCTGTACCTGAAGCTGGCCCAGTCGCAGACGCGCGGCGTCAACACCTTCCTGCTGGAATCGGTGGTGGGCGGCGAGCGCTTCGGGCGCTTCTCGTTTATCGGCCTGCATGCCCGCACGCTGCTGCGCGCCTTCGGCAACCGCACCGAGGTGGTGACCGACGGCAAGGTGGTGGAAACCCATGAAGGCAACCCGCTCGATTTCATCGCCGAGTTCGAACAGCGCTTCAAGGTGGCGCTGCGCCCCGGACTGCCGCGCTTCTGCGGCGGCCTGGCCGGCTACTTCGGCTACGACGCGGTGCGCTATATCGAGAAGAAGCTCGCCGACACGCAGAAGCCCGACGACCTGAACCTGCCGGACATCCAGTTGCTGCTGTGCGAGGAACTGGCCGTCATCGACAACCTGTCGGGCAAGCTCTACCTGATCGTCTACGCCGACCCGACCACGCCCGAGGCCTACCCCCGCGCCCGCCAGCGCCTGCGCGAGCTGCGCATGAAGCTGCGCCAGCCGGTGGACGTGCCGGTCACCAGCCCGTCGGTGCAGACCGAGGTCTACCGCGAATTCGCCAAGCCCGACTACCTGGCGGCGGTGCACAAGGCCAAGGAATACATCATGGCCGGCGACATGATGCAGGTGCAGATCGGCCAGCGCCTGGTCAAGCCCTACCGCGACGCGCCGCTGTCGCTGTACCGCGCGCTGCGCTCGCTGAACCCGTCGCCGTACATGTACTTCTACAACTTCGGCGACTTCCAGGTAGTGGGCGCGTCGCCGGAGATCCTGGTGCGCCAGGAGGAGCGCAAGGTCGGCACCAACGGCGACATGCGCAGCGAACACATCGTCACCATCCGCCCGCTGGCCGGCACGCGCCCGCGCGGCAATACGCCGGAGAAGGACGCCCAGCTCGCCACCGAGCTGCTGCAGGATCCCAAGGAGATCGCAGAGCACGTGATGCTGATCGACCTGGCGCGCAACGATATCGGCCGCATCGCCGAGACCGGTTCGGTCAAGGTCACCGACAAGATGGTGATCGAGAAATACTCGCACGTGCAGCATATCGTCAGCTCGGTCGAAGGCACGCTGCGCGAAGGCATCAGCAATCTGGACGTGCTGCGCGCGACCTTTCCGGCCGGCACGCTGTCGGGCGCGCCCAAGGTCCACGCGATGGAAATCATCGACGAGCTGGAACCGCGCAAGCGCGGCATCTATGGCGGCGCGGTGGGCTACCTGTCGTTCGGCGGCGAGATGGACCTGGCGATCGCGATCCGCACCGGCATCGTCAAGGACGGCAACCTCTACGTGCAGGCCGCCGCCGGCATCGTCGCCGATTCGGACCCCGAAGCCGAATGGAGGGAAACCGAAGCCAAGGCGCGCGCCGTGATCCGCGCCGCCGAGCAGGTCCAGGATGGCCTGGACTCCGACATCTGAGAGAACAGGAGACAGACGCCATGCTGCTGATGATCGACAACTACGATTCGTTCACCTATAACCTGGTCCAGTATTTCGGCGAACTGGGCGAAGACGTACGCACCTACCGCAACGACGAGATCACCATCGAGGAGATCGAGGCGCTCAAGCCGGACCACATCTGCGTCTCGCCCGGGCCGTGCAGCCCGAAGGAAGCCGGCATCTCGGTGGCAGCGCTGCAGCACTTTGCCGGCAGGATCCCGCTGCTGGGCGTGTGCCTGGGCCACCAAGCCATCGGCGAGGCTTTCGGCGGCAAGGTGATCCGCGCCAAGCAGGTGATGCACGGCAAGGTCAGCACCATCGAGACTACGCAGCAAGGCGTGTTCGCCGGGCTGCCCAAGCACTTCGACGTGACGCGCTATCATTCACTGGCAATCGAGCGCGAAACCCTGCCCGATTGCCTGGAGATCACCGCCTGGACCCCGGACGGCGAGATCATGGGCGTGCGCCACAAGACGCTCGCCGTAGAAGGCGTGCAGTTCCATCCCGAGTCGATCCTGTCCGAGCATGGCCATGCGCTGCTGGCCAACTTCGTCAAGGCGCCGCGATGAGACTGCTCGATTCCGCACCTTCCAGCCCGCACCACGCCATCCAGACTGTCAACGAGAACGCCATGATCACGCCGCAAGAAGCCCTGACGCGCTGCATCGAGCACCGCGAAATCTTCCATGACGAGATGCTGCACCTGATGCGGCAGATCATGCAGGGGCAGATCTCGCCGGTGATGGCCGCCGCGATCCTGACCGGCCTACGCGTGAAGAAGGAAACCATCGGCGAGATCTCCGCCGCCGCGCAGGTGATGCGCGAGTTCGCCAACAAGGTGCTGGTGGCAGATCGCGAGAACTTCGTCGATATCGTCGGCACCGGCGGCGACGGCTCGCATACCTTCAATATCTCCACCGCATCGATGTTCGTCGCGGCCGCCGCCGGCGCCAAGATCGCCAAGCATGGCAACCGTGGCGTCAGCTCCAAGTCGGGCAGCGCGGACGTGCTGGAAGCGCTGGGCGTGAACATCATGCTGACGCCCGAGCAGGTCGGCCAGTGCATCGAAGAGACCGGCATCGGCTTCATGTTCGCGCCCACGCACCACCCGGCGATGAAGAACGTCGCCCCGATCCGCAAGGAGATGGGCGTGCGCACCATCTTCAATATCCTGGGCCCGCTGACCAATCCGGCCGACGCGCCCAACATCCTGATGGGCGTGTTCCACCCCGACCTGGTCGGCATCCAGGTGCGCGTGATGCAGCGCCTGGGCGCGAAGCACGCCATCGTCGTGTACGGCAAGGACGGCATGGACGAGGTCTCGCTGGGCGCCGCCACGCTGGTGGGCGAACTGAAGGACGGCGAAGTGCGCGAGTATGAGATCCACCCCGAGGACTTCGGCCTGCAGATGATCTCCAATCGCGGCCTGAAGGTGGCCGATGCGATGGAGTCGAAGGAAATGCTGCTTGAAGCGCTGACCAACGTGCCGGGCACCCCGCGCGAGATCGTGTCGCTGAACGCTGGCACCGCGCTGTATGCCGCCAACGTGGCCGACTCCGTCGAAGACGGCATCCGCCGCGCGCGCGAGGCGATTGCCAGCGGCGCGGCGCGCGAGAAGCTCGACCAGTTCGTGCGCGCCACCCAGCAGTTCAAGTAAGAGACGCGAATATGTCCGACATCCTGCAAAAGATCCTGGCCGTGAAGGCCGACGAAGTCGCCGCCGCACGCAAGAAGCGCGACCTGCCCAGCCTGCGCGCCGAGGCCGAAAGCCTGCGCACTGAGCCAGGCCTGGCACCGCGCGGCTTTGAGCGCGCGCTGCGCGAGAAGATCGCCGCTGGCCAGGCCGGCGTGATCGCCGAGGTCAAGAAGGCATCGCCGTCCAAGGGCGTGCTGCGCGAGCACTTCGTGCCCGAGGCGATTGCCGAAAGCTACGCCAGCCATGGCGCTGCCTGTTTATCGGTGCTGACCGACGTGAACTTCTTCCAGGGACACGCCGACTACCTGAAGCGCGCCCGCGGCGCCTGTCCGCTACCGGCCCTGCGCAAGGACTTCATGGTCGACCTGTACCAGGTCTATGAAGCGCGCACCTGGGGCGCCGACTGCATCCTGCTGATCGTCGCCGCGCTGGACCCGGGCCTGATGGCCGACCTGGAAGCCTGTGCGCTCGAGCTCGGCATGGATGTGCTGGTGGAAGTGCACGGCGACGACGAGCTCGATGCGGCGCTGCGCCTGAAGACTCCGCTGCTCGGCGTGAACAACCGCAACCTGCGCACCTTCGAGGTGTCGCTGGACAACACCCTGGACCTGCTGCCGCACATGCCGGCCGACAAGCTGGTGGTGACCGAGTCCGGCATCCTCGGCCCGGCAGATGTGAAGCGCATGCGCGATGCCAACGTGCATGCCTTCCTGGTGGGTGAGGCGTTCATGCGGGCGCCGGATCCGGGCGTAGAGCTGGCGCGGCTGTTTGCCTGAGCCATGGCCCAGGAAATCGAACTCAAGCTGACCGTCCCCGACGACGCGCTGGCCCCGCTGGCCGCCTGGCTCGACGCCAACGGCGCCCCGCAGGGCGAAGCCACGCTGCTCAACGTCTACCTCGACACCCCGGAACGCGACCTGGCGCAGGCGCGCGCCGCGCTGCGGTTGCGCCGCAAGGGCGAGCAATGGCTGCAGACACTGAAGACCGCCGGCAGCAGCCAGGGCGGCCTGGCCACGCGTCATGAATGGGAGGCAGAGATCGCCGGCGAGACCATCGAGCTGCAAACCTTCCCCGCGGAAGCGCAAACCGTGCTCGCGCCACTGATCGGCCGGCTGGTGCCGGTGTTCCGCACCGACTTCGTCCGCCGCACCTGGCTGGTCACGCAGGACGGCGCGCGCATCGAGGCCGCGCTCGACTCCGGCACCATCACCGCGCCGGCCGCCACCGCGCAGGAACCCATCCAGGAACTCGAACTGGAATGGCTCGACGGCGACGCCGCGCACGCGACCAATGCCCTGCGCGCCTTTGCCGCGCGGCTGACCACCGTTGGCGCGCTTGCACCCTCGGACCTCAGCAAAGCCGCCCGCGGCTACCGCCTGGCGGGAATCACCGAAGGCAAGGCCTCATAATCGCGGTTTTCCCGCCAAGCTTTCCTCACGCATGCAAGCTGATCTCTTCGCCGCCGAAGCCCCCCGCGCCCCCGGCGAACCGTCCCCTGCGGCCAGCCTGCAGGTCCAGGCCGACGCCCTGCCCGCCGCCTGGCGCACATTGATGGACCCGTGCATCCGCGTGCCGGCGTGGCAGGAACTGGCCGCCTTTGTCGACGGCGAACGTGCCGCTGGCAAGGCGGTGTTCCCGCACCATGTCTTCCACGCGCTGCACCTGACCCCGCCCGACGCGGTCAAGGTGGTGATCCTGGGCCAGGATCCCTACCACGGCACCGGTACGGTCGGCGGCGTGGAGCTGCCGCAGGCGCACGGGCTGGCGTTCTCGGTGCCGGAGGGCATCAAGGTGCCCCCCAGCCTGCGCAACATCTTCAAGGAAATCGCAGCCGAGTTCGGCGCCAACGGCAACGGCGCGCCGCGCACCTCCGGCAACTTGGAAGGCTGGGCGCGCCAGGGCGTGCTGCTGCTCAACACCGTGCTGACGGTGGAACAGGGCCAGGCCGCCAGCCACGCGCGGCGCGGCTGGGAAGCCGTCACCGATTGCCTGATCCAGAACCTCGCCGCCAGCCGCCCGAATCTTGTGTTCATGCTGTGGGGCAGCCACGCGCAGGCCAAGAAGCCGCTGCTGGGCGCCGGCCACTGCGTGCTGGAAGCGCCGCATCCGTCGCCGCTGTCGGCGCACCGGGGCTTCCTGGGCTGCGGGCATTTCCGCGAGGCCAACCGCTGGCTGGAAGCGAACGGCCGCACGCCGGTCGACTGGACCGCCGCCTAGTCCATCAGATCGTCGGCCGGAACTCGAAGCCGCCAAACTCCCCTTCCCCAGGCCCGACCTCGACCAGCGTCACCTGCGCCGCCGGCGGGCCCTGTTCCATCCACGCCTGCAGGGCTTCGAGCTGCTTGACCGTGCCGTGCGCCATCACCTCGACGGTGCCGTCGATCCGGTTGCGCACCCAGCCGCCAAGCCCCAGGTCGTCCGCCGCGTCGGCGCAGGCGGCGCGGTAGCCCACGCCCTGCACGCGCCCATGCGCGACCAGGCGCCAGGTTTCCTTCTTCATGGCTTTTCCCTTTGAGCGCACGTCGGCAGCGTGCGCGATCTGTCATCCACACCAAGTAAACTAGACCGCCATGCCGGGCGTTACAAAGGGATGCGCGCCGCCCGGCGTGAAGCCGGCGGCATGCGGGCTTTGCCATTGTCCGCCGGGGCCGCGATCCAGGGCCGGGTTACAAGCCCTGCCATCCAAGCTCGATACAAGCCCGAGAAGCGCCCATGATGCCACCCGCCGACCGCCGCGCGGCCCAACCCGCCCCTGGCTTTGACAGCCAGCTGCTGCGCGCGCCGCCCAACCGCTTCGACCTCGCGCTGCTGCCGATCATCCTGGCCGTGATCGTGATGGTCGCGTTCGCCGCGCAGCAGATGAACGCCCCGTTCCAGCCCGACCAGCAGCTGGCGGTGCACCTGGACGTGGCCTACCTGCCCTACTACCTGATGCGCACCAGCATCCGCATGCTGGCGGCGCTGGCGGCGTCGCTGCTGTTCTCGCTGGCCTTCGCCGCGCTGGCGTCCAAGAGCCGCACGGCCGAGAAGGTGCTGGTGCCGGCGCTGGACATCCTGCAGTCGATCCCGGTGCTGGGCTTCCTGTCGATCACCGTGACCGGCTTTATCGCCCTCTTTCCCGGCAATATCGCAGGGGTGGAGTGTGCGGCGATCTTCGCCATCTTCACCTCGCAGGCGTGGAACATGGCGTTCAGCCTGTACCAGTCGTTCCGCACCATCCCGGGCGATTTGCTGGAAGCGGCGGCCATGTTCCGGCTGTCGCCGTGGCAGCGCTTCTGGCGGCTGGAAGTGCCGTTCGCCATGCCGGGGCTGCTGTGGAACATGATGATGTCGATGTCCGGTGGCTGGTTCTTCGTGGTGGCGTCCGAGGCTATCTCGGTATCCGGCCACGATATCCGCCTGCCCGGCATCGGCTCCTATATCGCGCTGGCGATCCAGCAGCAGGACCTGGCCGCGATCGGCTGGGCGATCCTGGCGATGCTGGTGGGCATCCTGCTGTACGACCAGCTGCTGTTCCGCCCGCTGGTGGCATGGGCCGACCGCTTCCACTTCGAGACGCTGGCGCAGGACAAGCTGCCGCAGTCGTGGCTGCTGGACCTGCTGCGCCGCTCGGCGTGGGTGGGTGCACTGCTGGCGCAGACGGCGGCGCTGGCCGGACGCACGCTGGCGTGGGGCGCGCGCCGCGGGCAGGCCCCGGCGCAGCCGGACAATCCGCGGCGCGCGCTGTGGCTCGGCCGGCTGCGCGACGCCGTGATCGTGCTGGTGGCATTGGCCGCATTGCTGCGCGTGGGCTACTTCGTGCACAGCGAAGTGGGCTGGGCCGAGGTCGGGCATGTGCTGTGGCTCGGCACGATTACGATGGTGCGCGTGGTGGTGCTGATCGCGCTGGCGGCGCTGGTGTGGGTGCCGATCGGCATCCGCATCGGCCTGAACCCGGAGCTGGCGCGCATTGCCCAGCCGATTGCGCAGTTCCTGGCCGCCTTCCCGGCCAACCTGATGTTCCCGCTGGCGGTGATGCTGATCGTGCGCTTCGGACTGAACCCGGAGATCTGGCTGAGCCCGCTGCTGATCTTCGGAACGCAGTGGTACATCCTGTTCAATGTGGTCGCTGGGGCTTCCGGCATTCCCACCGAACTGAAGCTCGCCGCGCGCAACTTTGGCCTGCGTGGCTGGCTGCTGTGGAAGCGCTTCCTGATCCCCGCAGTCTTTCCCAGCCTGCTGACCGGGCTGGTGACGGCCGCCGGCGGCTCATGGAACGCGAGCATCGTGTCCGAGTACGTGACCTGGGGCGACCGCACCATCGTCGCCACCGGGCTCGGCAGCTATATCGCCGAGACCACCGCGCGCGGCGACTTCCCGCGCATTGCGCTGGGCATCGGCGTGATGGCGCTGTTTGTGGTCGGCTTCAACCGGCTGCTGTGGAACCGCCTGTATCAACTCGCGCAAGAGCGCACCCGCTTGTAAGGCAACGATGGCCGAGAACATTGCATCCACCGCCGCCCCCGCCGTGATCGAGCTGCGCGGCGTCGGCAAGATCTTCCGCACCGCCAGCCAGAGCGACCGCGCCGTGCTCGAAGGCGTGGACCTGACGCTGCGCGAGGGCGAGATCGTCGCCATGCTGGGCAAGTCCGGCTCGGGCAAGTCCACGCTGTTGCGCATCATGGCCGGGCTGGTCGGCGCCGACCGCGGCGAGGTGCACTTTCGCGGCGAACGGCTGGCCGGCACCGCCGAGGGCATCGCCATGGTGTTCCAGTCGTTCGCGCTGTTCCCGTGGCTGACGGTGCAGCAGAACGTCGAGCTGGGGCTCGAAGCCCAGGGCGTGCCCAGGGCCGAGCGCGAGCGCCGCGCCGAGGCCGCGATCGACATGATCGGGCTGGCCGGCTTCAACAGCGCGCTGCCGCGCGAGCTGTCGGGCGGCATGCGCCAGCGCGTGGGCATTGCGCGCGCGCTGGTGACCGAGCCGGACCTGTTGCTGATGGACGAAGCCTTCTCGGCCCTGGACGTGCTGACCGGCGAGACCCTGCGCGACGAGATGCTGGCGCTGTGGGAAAGCGGCCGTGCCAATATCAGGAGCATCCTGATCGTCTCGCACAATATCGAAGAGGCGGTGATGATGGCCGACCGCATCGTGATCCTGTCGAGCGACCCGGGCCGCATCCGCGCCGAAGTGCCGGTGGCGCTGCCGCGTCCGCGCAACCGCGACAGCGCGCAGGTGCGCGCGCTGGTCGACGAGATCTACGCGCTGATGACCGCC harbors:
- the paaK gene encoding phenylacetate--CoA ligase PaaK — encoded protein: MSTRLTDLPLDAIETASRAELQALQLERLRWSLNHAYANSPVYRRKFDEAGVHPDQLHSLADLARFPFTSKQDLRDNYPFGMFAVPQDRVARIHASSGTTGKPTVVGYTLQDIDNWATVMARSIRASGARRGDKVHISYGYGLFTGGLGAHYGVEKAGLTAIPFGGGQTERQVQLIQDFKPEVIMVTPSYMLAIADEFERQGIDPASSSLRVGIFGAEPWTPEMRLAIEKRMGISAVDIYGLSEVMGPGVANECAETKDGPTIWEDHFYPEIIDPDTGAVLPDGEFGELVFTSLTKEAMPVVRYRTRDLTRLLPGTARAAFRRMEKVTGRTDDMMIVRGVNVFPSQIEELILKHAELAPHYQCVLTKDGHMDTLTVRVECAHGSEPALAQGARERLAQEIKAYIGVTAGIEVLPEGGVERSVGKARRIVDQRPR
- the mltA gene encoding murein transglycosylase A, whose translation is MAYADSFPISPVSPWRSLRVRGWLALSGAAVLLAGCMSGPPPRIETGPATPPTASSQKGSLQAASWAEIGGWAQDDVRAAWPALQASCQALKKRAEWSRACAAGMMVDAGDLNAMRAYFESNFQPYRVLNGDGTDNGLITGYYEPILHGSRTRQGKFQVPLYRKPAQFGNRPLPARAELLQNPAMRGSELVWVDDAVEAAFLQIQGSGRIRMADGSIMRVGFGGTNDQPFRSFGKWLLDRGEITPAQATMQGIKAWARANPGRVDEMLNINPRFVFFRELPANNDGPVGALGVPLTAERSIAVDPATIPLGVPVFLSTTRPLSTEPIQRLMFAQDTGSAIKGGVRADFFWGAGDAAGETAGRMKQGGRMWVLMPRS
- the apaG gene encoding Co2+/Mg2+ efflux protein ApaG produces the protein MSEYAFSVSVRTQYLPDQSEPERGRHAFAYTITIHNTGEVAAQLISRHWVITDSDNGTQEVAGLGVVGHQPLLKPGEHFEYTSWATISTPVGSMKGEYFCVAEDGHRFEVPIPEFALVLPRMLH
- the rpe gene encoding ribulose-phosphate 3-epimerase; translated protein: MSTPTYRIAPSILSADFARLGEEVRRVTEAGADWIHFDVMDNHYVPNLTVGPLVCEAIRPHVTAPIDVHLMVRPVDRIIPDFAKAGANIITFHPEASEHVDRSLALIRDHGCQAGLVFNPATPLHHLDHVMDRLDVILLMSVNPGFGGQSFIPETLNKLRVVRQRIDEYTARTGRTILLEVDGGVKVDNIAEIAAAGADTFVAGSAVFGKPDADGGYRGIISALRGELAKAGQ
- the gph gene encoding phosphoglycolate phosphatase (PGP is an essential enzyme in the glycolate salvage pathway in higher organisms (photorespiration in plants). Phosphoglycolate results from the oxidase activity of RubisCO in the Calvin cycle when concentrations of carbon dioxide are low relative to oxygen. This enzyme is a member of the Haloacid Dehalogenase (HAD) superfamily of aspartate-nucleophile hydrolase enzymes (PF00702).), which encodes MTDGVFLRRTDWRGIEGVIVDLDGTMVDTAGDFHASINAMLLALGRQHPNLGPAAPMSEAEIVSYVGKGSENLIRRVLDARFSPLHANGLFADAYALYDREYIRINGQFSQVYPGVREGLAAMKAAGLRLACVTNKPYSFTEPLLAKTGLAQYFELVYGGDAFPLRKPDPFPLLKVADAFGLEPSTMAALGDSENDAQAARAAGMGVLLVPYGYNHGNPVQGVDADGIVDSIAHAAALFAAHWAGHR
- the trpE gene encoding anthranilate synthase component I encodes the protein MTELEFKSLADQGYNRIPLIAEAFADLETPLSLYLKLAQSQTRGVNTFLLESVVGGERFGRFSFIGLHARTLLRAFGNRTEVVTDGKVVETHEGNPLDFIAEFEQRFKVALRPGLPRFCGGLAGYFGYDAVRYIEKKLADTQKPDDLNLPDIQLLLCEELAVIDNLSGKLYLIVYADPTTPEAYPRARQRLRELRMKLRQPVDVPVTSPSVQTEVYREFAKPDYLAAVHKAKEYIMAGDMMQVQIGQRLVKPYRDAPLSLYRALRSLNPSPYMYFYNFGDFQVVGASPEILVRQEERKVGTNGDMRSEHIVTIRPLAGTRPRGNTPEKDAQLATELLQDPKEIAEHVMLIDLARNDIGRIAETGSVKVTDKMVIEKYSHVQHIVSSVEGTLREGISNLDVLRATFPAGTLSGAPKVHAMEIIDELEPRKRGIYGGAVGYLSFGGEMDLAIAIRTGIVKDGNLYVQAAAGIVADSDPEAEWRETEAKARAVIRAAEQVQDGLDSDI